In Colletotrichum higginsianum IMI 349063 chromosome 1, whole genome shotgun sequence, the DNA window ATGACAGCTAACAGTGGCCAAAGATTTCTTTCGGCGTTGCCCCTGCCTCTGTGGCAttcgccctcggcctgcgtACCCCCATCGACCACGTGTGCCTGACCTTCTTCGTTCTGTGCGGTCTCACTCGCCTCGCCCGCTTCAACGTTACGGTCTCGGCTCTTCCCAAGGATGCTACTGGCAAAAGCAAATACTTTGAGGGAACCCCGATTCCCACTAGCCTTGGTCTCGATGCCGTCATGGCTTACTTCATCTCCCAGCGGTGGATTCTTCAGGACCTTCCTCTGGGAACATGGCTCACGGGCTCCGCCTTGGAGTTCCACCCTATTGCTCTTGTCTTTGTGGTGCACGGATGCCTTATGACCAGCAAAAGCATCCATATTCCTAAGCCTTGAGCTTTTTTGCTTCTCAAAGTCACACAGGTCTTGGTTCAGGGATTGTTCTCGATCAGCTGAGAGTTGGATGCAGACATAAGATGCCCCGAGAACAGCACAGGCGGTAGTAGAAGGTGGCTAGCAGCGCAAAGAAGACTTGGGTAGGGAAGTGTGCAGGCTACCACTCTTGAGGGGCTCAggggacgacgacaaagATGCGAACCGGGATAAAGTCAGTTGCAACGATAGCACAACGTAGAGAGATATATGCTTCTTAGCGCAGACACACACGCAAAACATGCATGATACCCCATTCTCACATCGTTTCGAGGTTCCATGTTTATAAGGTTCGAAATATGTATCATCAAGTCTTCCATTTTTCACATTCATCTACTCGCAGTTGGTAGGCTATGACTATAATTCAGGCTACCTGATGTGAGCCGTCACAATAAACCCCCTGAACACCATTCTCAACAACCTGCATTCATAAGCGGGCAAGCTTTCTGATTGAGTCTATGCCTTGGCATCCTGTGCTGAGGCCTTGGTCACGGCGGGGAAGGGGTTGTAGGTGCCTCGTTCCTCGCGGAGCTTCTTGAGCTTATCGGCGGCTTCGGTGACGTCGACGGGCTTGCCACGGTCCTGGCTCGACGTATCGTCGCGATAGCGGATGTTGACCTGCTTGTTCTTCATCTCTTCATCACCCACAACAAAGATGAAGTTATATTGGCTAGGTATGTTAGCTACTTCAAATTTCACCAAGTAAGGCAGGTTGTAAATTTCGTACCTTAGCTGAGCACTGCGGATCTTTTTAGGCAGGGTATTGCCAGACAGGTCAACATCGCTGTCAGGTCATATCAGTAAGGCCATTGTCCGCTCGAGCTGAGGGAAGACACGGAGGACAACTTACACCCACATGCCCTGCTTCTTGAAAATAGCTTGTACCTCCTCGGCATACTCGACGAAGCCTTTGCCAACAGGGATGACCATGATCTGTCTAGGGCTGAGCCAAAAGGGCCACTTGCCGGCAAAGTGCTCGATAAGGATACCTAGTGTAAATAGGTAAGAAATCAGCCCAATCAATCCATTATTATATGGGCGACTCACCCGTGAATCTCTCGATAGATCCAGCCATAGCACGATGGATGATGACAGGACGCTGGCAGCCGTTGGTCAACGGCTTGATGATGcgtttcttctccttctcctcgccggtACCGGCAGCGGAGTCGATGATAGCCTGGGGGTCCTTGACTTTGACCTCCGGCGCCTTAGGTGCTGCGAgaccctcttcttccttaGACTTAGCAGGCACATCAGCTGAGACGTACTCCAGGCCAAAGTTCTGAGGGAGCTGGAAGTCCAGCTGGATAGTGGCACATTGCCATTCACGGTTCAGAACGTCCAAGATCTTGATGTCAATCTTAGGACCGTAAAAGgcaccgtcgccctcgttCAAAGTCCAGggcacgccgccgtcggtgaCAGAAAATTCATCCAGCGCCTGCTTGAGCATGTCCTCGGCCCTGTTCCATGTCTCGAGCTCACCTAGATACTTCTCTGGGCGGGTGGAGAGGCGGAGCTTAAAGGTAAAGCCCAGGAGACCGTACATCTCGCGAAGAAAGTCAAAGAGATTGCTAATCTCCGACTTGATCTGATCTTCCCTGCAGAAGATATGTGCGTCATCCTGCTGAAATCTGCGGACACGGGTGAGACCCGACAAGGCACCGCTGGCCTCGTTACGGTGAAGGACTCCAAAGTCGGCAACGCGCCAAGGCAGTTGGTGGTAGGCCTTGGGAGTGTGGGCAAACATGAGGCAGTGGCCGGGGCAGTTCATGGGCTTAAGACCAAActtctccttgtcgacaTCGAGGACGAACATGTCATCCTTGTAGTGATCCCAGTGTCCACTGATTTTCCAAAGCTCGGCGTTGTACATGTTGGGAGAGATAACCTCGTGGTAATCGCGCTTGAAGTATTGCTCCTTAATGTAGGCGAGAAGGGTGTTGTAAATGCGCGCACCGTGCGGCAGCCACATGGCGCTGCCAGGGGAGAGCtcgtggaagaagaagagttGCTGGTCTTGGCCCAACTTGCGGTGATCACGGGCGGCCGCCTCCTCAAGCCACTTTTTGTGCGCAGCGAGCTCCTTCTTGCTAGGGAAACTGACACCGTAAACGCGCTGAAGAGAATCGTTCTCTTGGGAGCCGAGGAAGTATGAGGCACTGTTCTTCATGATGCTGAAGGCCTCGATGCGGTCGGTGCTAGGAACATGGGGTCCACGGCAAAGATCGATCAAGGGACCGTTGCGGTAAACGGTGGTCTTGGTGCCATTGGGGATCTTGTCGTTAATGATGTGTTGCTTGTACTTGTTGTAGCTGAACATCTCAAGAAGCTGCTCCTTGGTCAACTCGAGGCGCTCGAAtttctgcttctccttgacAATGGACCCAACGATTGACTCGAGGGGCTTCCAGTCGCTAGCCTGGACAGCAGCGCCTCCAGGGAGAGCCATCTCGTAGTAAAAGCCATTGTCGACCGGGGGACCGATGCAGAGGGAGCATCCGAATCTCCTCTCGCAAGCCTCGCCAAGAATGTGCGCAGAACTGTGCCAGAAGACCTGCTTGCCTTGCTCGTCATCAAAGTTcagcagctccagcttgCAGCTCTTCTCCAAGGGTCTGTCCAAGTCCCACAACTGGTTCTGGTCGCCATCCAGTCGGGCGACAACGGTTCGCTTGTACAGGCTGTTGGAGATGCTCTTTGCGATCTCGCCGGGGGTGGTCTCGTAGCTTGTACCCTGACGGATGGAGCCGTCAGgcatggtgatggtgatgggtTCGCGGGGCCTCGTGGCGATTTCGTCATCATACTCCTTCTTCAAACGGTCGAAAAGTTCGATTCTCTTTTGTAGGAAATCGGGAGGGGGGTTGAGCTCGAGAGAGCCGGCCGAGACGTCGCCAGCATctttggccttcttctctttcttaGGGGCCTTGTCTTTGTTAGCGCCGCCAAGGGCAACcttcttgacgccctcggtgACGGACTCGACAGCTTGCTTCGCGGAATCCATGATGTCGTCCAATTGCGAGGTCGCGAACGGTCGTGGTAAGGAGTGAGATTCGGCAGAAAGAGGCACGATGTCGAGTCTCTGGGCAATAATTTTTGGACGAAACAGCAAAAGTTAACCCCGCCAAAAGCTCCGGTGAGTCAAGGGTTTGGGCAACTTAAGGCGCGCAGTGTCTTGCTAGCCGCTTGCGAGCCCCTCCCTGGAATGAGCACGACCGCTGTTTGATATTCAGCACGCGCTTAAACCCGTTTGGGTAAGTGTGGGACAGGCTGCCATGGAATTGAAGGCACTCCGTCCCTCCTTCCAACGCGCGCTTTCTGCCCCTCGAACACCTATTGTGGGGGtgttttatttttattttttagGTTCTTAATTAGAGATGCAGTAGAGAGCTGTTTTGCGACAGGATATTCCAAAAAGACTCCTTATAGATGAATAAGAAATCAAGGCGTCAGATATTATAAGGTTTTGTTGATCAAGGGGCTGATTGTGTCTGAGTGCCAATGGCAAGAGCAGTCCAAGAGGACTTCGGACAAGCTGCGAGGGCGGCagcctaggtacctagaaCATACCTGAAAAGGCTTAAGCTTCTGGCGAATATCGAATCATCCCTTTCTTCAGAGAACCACTCAGAGTGGGTGAGCCACTTTAGTTTTTTGGCGGGGTCATCCGGAAGAGGCTATCTTCCGTCCCGCTACACACGACCAATAGCATAGCTTGATTGGCCTGCACCACAAGTTAGGTCGCTGGAAATTTTCTGTCGGCTGGCGGATGGCTTCGTTTTTCCAATAGCAGCAATTTGGCACCAgcgggaaaaaaagaagcaGCTCCAAACGACAACAGCCAATCCACCCATCAACATGTCAtttggacgaggagctccgcgcggtcgcggcggcggtggcttcggcggtcgcggaggcggcggatTTGGTGGTATGTCTCAATTAACTCTTCTCATTTCACGATATTCATCATCCCCGACGATAATGTCTGGCTCGATATGCGCTCTACTGATCAACGTTAACTTGGACACGCAGGCCGCGGTGGTTTCCAACAGAGAGACATGGGTCCTCCCGCAACGATCCTCGGTATGTTCACTGCATCATTCGCGACGCGTTCTTCCGGAGAACATTACTCTTTCTAACAACAACTTGTTTTACAGAGATGGGCAAGTTCATGCATGCTTGCGAAGGCGAGATGATCTGCGAGAGCATCAACCCCAAGGTTCCTCACTTCAATGCGCAAATCTTCCTCGAAAACAAGGTGCGACCGTCCCCCGAATAAAACTTGGGCTGTCAATCCAAGCAGACATGTCTAACGGGAAAACAGACGGCTGtcggcaaggtcgacgaAGTCCTCGGCCCCATTAACCAGGTGTACTTCACCATCAAGCCCTCGGAGGGTATTCAGGCCACATCCTTCAAGGAGGGCGACAAGTTCTACATCGGATCCGAGAAGCTCCTCCCGCTGGAGAAGTTCCTTCCCAAGCCGAAGCCCCCCCCAGGTGCGCCCAAGGTCAAGCGAGCAGGCCGCGGTGGCCCGGCAagaggcggccgcggcggccgtggtggcTTTGGCGGTCGCGGAGGTGCGCCGAGAGgtggccgcggcggcagcggtttcggcggtcgcggaggtggtggttttggcggtcgcggcggcggtggtttCGGCGGTCGTGGCGGTGCGCCgagaggaggcggcggcttcAGCGGTGGTCGGGGTCGGGGCGGCTTCAGCAGAGGAGGCCGGTAGGCTGTGGCTTTGATCGTCAACTCATAGGAGGGGAGGGTTTCTTCTGTTGGACTACGACTCTGGCGTTCTGGTTTGCTTTGCTTTACAAACATCGGTCCTGGCGGTAGGGCCTCAGGCTGCATGTACATCATCCACTGTGGTCACCCAAAAATAGAGAAAAGTACTGATCGCGAGCTTTCCTAAGATGCCCTAACTGTAATGTCATCTGGCGTGTGTGAGGTATTGAAATGGTTTTGAAGGCAGCCAGGGCGGGTTTGCAGCTCATGGTCGATCAATGTAGGATGCAGCGCAGTGCATGTGTTTCTGTGTGCAGTCAGCGATGTGAAATCTGCTTGAGTTGCGGTGTGCTCAAAACCATGCAGAAAGTCAAAATGGGCAGAGAGATATTTTACTGGTGAGTTTATGGCAGCAGACGTGAGAACGACTTCATTCGCTCCATACGCTAACGTCTCGGTACTGAGGGCCGCGGTGGTAGGTGAATTGAGACTGAGTTGAGCTTGCGCTAAGGAAGAGTGCAAGACAGTCGACGTCCCTTGAACAATACTCAAGTTTTGGATAGGTGCCTGATTCCAAAAATAGGCATCTGAACGTGTCTTGCCAGTAAAGCTTCGAGGAAGGCCGGGCCCATTCCCGACTTTCTGGGGAAATGCATGTACTCCCCACATGACTCCGGCGCTGCATCttgcttctttctctctatcCCAACGTGGCCATCCATCATATCTGCTGCTTTACGGATACACACTGCTGCTTGCAGGTTCACCGTTACATCAGACCCGGCATGCCACAGGCGGAACGTCCCCGAGCCCGGTTTACCTCCACAACATAAGTGTACTGGATACCATCGTGCTGATGATCACCACAAGTCGAAGTCTTTACCCCGACGGTACCGGCGAGCTTTGGGCTGTTCAAGGCACGCGAAGGATCTTCTGTTGGTGGCGCAATTTGTTGGCCGGTGGGGCCTCCCCTACCACTAATACCGGGCGGATCACCGTACTGTGCTCCCGGCGGGCCGGCAGGAGCAGTTTGGCCGATCAAGCATTCTTACGATCATGCTTACTGGCAAACGGACAAGATTGTCCATGGAACTCCAATATGTCAGCCGCTGAGGCTCAGCTGGCTAGGATCTGGTGATCTCCCTTCATCTTCAGGCACGCCCAACTGCCGCAGAGTCATGTCTTGCCCACCCCTCGTTCGTCGTTCGAGAGGGCTTGGGCTCTAGTCATGCCTCAGCCGTCCAACGTCGGGTTGAACGTATATCATGTTTGTCTTGCCCTGGTTTTATTCGATGCGGCGCGGTCCAATGCCGCTAGGGTGCATGCAGGCTTGAGCAACACGAAGGAGCACGATGAACCGCTCTTCGGGGCGCGATGTCCTGGCTGCGACCCGCGACCCCATGCCCCTTGAGAACTGAGCTGCCTATACCAGCCCCCTTCCAAGGAACCACCGGAATACTTTCAGACTCTGGGGTTTGTACCTACAAATGGGCCGGTCTCTGTTGTTGATGTTCCCATCTCGATGTGTGGAGCTGGACTGAACCTATTCTTATGCTACGGTAACACCTTGTTCGAAGGATTCTACCACTCTTAGGTTCAATTGCCATCTAGTCAACTCATGCCCCGTTGAAcctcttctccgtctccctTCTACCCATCTTCCTTATTCTCTGTATCGTACGCAGACTCCCTCCAACCAAgctcttttcttcttgtaatgagctgctgcttcttcCAATACTTTCTTAAGGACATATGCCCGCATACCCTCGAGATGACGTTGGTTCCAGGCCTGAAAAAGGATACGGCAGTCTCAATTTTCAGTGCTTCCGCACCCGTGGGCTTCGTCCTTGGCGCAGTCATGTCGTCACTGTTCGCCCGCGGCGCTGCATAGGAGTGGTCATTCTTCgttctcgccgccgtctgcgtctcggccggcgggCTGGGACTGCTAGTACTTCTCTGCCAAGCCCACACGAAGAAACACTCTGGCAACAGCATATGGGTGCGGCTTGACGTCTCTGGCACATTCCTCGGCGCCAGCGGTCTCGTGCTTTTCAGCCTTTCATGTAATCAGGCTCCGGCCGTGGGTTGGCAAACCCCCTACTGCTacttcttcctcatcatAGGCGCCATGTTCTTCGCAGCATTCATCTACAACGAAACAGTGGTCGTAAACCCACTACTTCCCCTGAACACCATGGGCTCGGCGACGAATCTGATACTAGCTTGCACGGCAGCGGTCTGGGGTTGTTTCGCCATCCGGGCGTTTTATACCTTTCAGCTCCTAGTGCTGCTGCGCGAGTGGAACTCGCCCATGGCCAGTAGCAGCCTTGTCCCCGTTGCTGTCGAGTCCCTCGCTGTGGCACTACTGCTTGCTTGTCTCATGTCCGAGTGGAGGTGTACTGGGCATTTTTTCGTGGCCGTCTTGTCTTTGCTGTTGGCGTCTATCCTGATGGCTACGGCACCGCCTGAGCAGACGTACTGGGCCAACGCCTTCGTCAGCAGCTTGCTTGCGCCTTTGGGAATGGTCATGGCAAACCCCCTTGCGACGACTATGCTGCGGGAGAATCTGCCAGAGGAGCAGAAAAGAATCGCAAGCAGTATGGTCTTGGCCCTGTCGAGCTACGCCATGTCGTTTTTCATGGGAATAGCGAGATCGGTCGAGGTTCAAGTAAATGAGGGTGGCTCGGATGTCTTGTCAGGATGCAGAGGAGCGCAATATTTTGGTGTAGGCCTCGGAGGTCTGGGAGTCTTGCTGGTAACGGCGATCACGCTTCAAGCCGTATTTATCAGGGACCCATGAGTGAGGTTATGGCATCGATGCCTGTGGCGTTCCGAAAAGACAAGGCCCTGGGGAATGTGAATTGCTTGATAATAGATATGGGAATGCGGCAGAGCTACTGATGGAACGtaaaggaaaagaaaagctACCATCCCCGTTTCTCGTGCGGGTCCTGGTTCCCGGCAGCCCGTCTTTTCGTCAACTTCGGATGGAGCAGTGAAAGATATTTTCTCGTAGGAAATAGCAGTCTGTCAGACTTGACGTGAGATGACGAAAGTTTCCCCCATGAACCCCGAGGCAATTCTCCAATCCAATGTCCCATGTCCCCATCTCACCCATTTTCCTTACCGAACCGTTTCCATTTCCGCACACACGGAGTCTCAGTTCAAACATTCATCGACTCGATTCAATTGTTGCTGCGTTTCCCTTTGGGTATTCCCCGGGAATGTGAAGATTGGAGATTGTTGGAACGCTGTCGTTTCTGACAGTGCCGGACGTAGGCCGGATAGCGGAGATTGGTTGCTGTTCACGAGACGCACCCTGGCTTCTGGGAATGAACGTGGCGACAGCAGCGCCGGGTGAGACGTTTTGTTGGAGGTAATCATTACTATGGGTACGTTCATTGCCTGTTTTGGCGACGGAAACATTGTTGGTGGAATTGCCTGGAGAGAGCTTTCTGGTGCCGTTCATCCACTGGTCGTATTGTCCGTTGCCGCCGGGTGTCTCGAGAACGTGGCCATAATCGGCCGATGCTACTGGACTGGAGCCCCCCTCATGATTGTCGGGTGTCGCGTGTTGGCTTTGAGTTCTTTGCACGTCGGTGTCGGGAACATAGGCTGCCTGCTGACCACGAGTCAAAGATTGCGATCGGTGAAGTGACTCGCGCGTGTAGGGATTCACCCCGTCCTCGCGAGCTTGCTGGGTCACTATAGCAGCATGAGACGGGATCTCCTCCATTGGCGTCTGGTCCGTACCCCCATATCCATTCGGGTGCTCGTCAGAACCGAGATAGACACCCAACATACTACCTGGTAAGGCAGCGGATGGCATGACTGCGTCACGATCAGAATTGTCGAGTCCGGAGCTTACACTAGAGGGCGAAAGAGGTGCCTGTAAGCCTCGCTGCGCGTTGACCTGGATGTCAGATGGGAACCGCCCACCTGCTTCGGGACGGCGGGCATCTTGTCTTGAACTCGTGCTTGCTGCAACCGCCGTGCCCGCCGAGAATGgttcgtcatcgtcatcatcttcgAGCACACCGTCACTGCTCGTGGATCGTTGTGAAGACTGGCTCAGACTTCGTACATGTCCGCGTACAAACTCGCTCCTCTCTTGAGGGGACCTCTCAGTAAGGACCTTGATGTCTTCATACCAAGCCATCACTGTATCATGGCTCTCAGCCCGAAAGACCCAAGTGTGGCCACGATGCATCGATCCAGTTTGGCGACCCTTGAGGATAAACTTGTTCGAAGACCCGCCCTCGCTAGAGTGCGAACCCAGTTTCTGCTCTGGAAGGTACAACGACATGACGGGGGCCTGGCCCTTGTCTGCCGATTTGAATTCATGGAGATGAGTCGAAGAAAGTACATACCTGTACCCGACGTTGCAGTCAGCATTCTGTGTCTCGGGAGTCGCGGTCTATCTGGATATGCACGGGCCAACTCACCAACCAGCTGTGTAGCTCTTGAGGTACTTGCTCTTGCGCTCAAGAAGTCCCGCGCGAATTTCCTGGCAAGCGACGTGTTCTCGACCAGGGTAGTGAATGTGTTCAGCGGACCGAAGTGGAATATCTGGATCCACGAATTGGTCGTCTCTCTGGACGAAGTT includes these proteins:
- a CDS encoding CDP-diacylglycerol-serine O-phosphatidyltransferase, whose product is MSKRSSSAVTNGNPIKDATNSFAEPAHDKQKLLLSADTGHFSLIRALHLADAITLCNGACGVMSIFTSLRYCLGDPSSYSTLYLALFFLPFGLFFDFMDGKVARWRKKSSMMGQELDSLADLISFGVAPASVAFALGLRTPIDHVCLTFFVLCGLTRLARFNVTVSALPKDATGKSKYFEGTPIPTSLGLDAVMAYFISQRWILQDLPLGTWLTGSALEFHPIALVFVVHGCLMTSKSIHIPKP
- a CDS encoding Threonyl-tRNA synthetase, with the protein product MDSAKQAVESVTEGVKKVALGGANKDKAPKKEKKAKDAGDVSAGSLELNPPPDFLQKRIELFDRLKKEYDDEIATRPREPITITMPDGSIRQGTSYETTPGEIAKSISNSLYKRTVVARLDGDQNQLWDLDRPLEKSCKLELLNFDDEQGKQVFWHSSAHILGEACERRFGCSLCIGPPVDNGFYYEMALPGGAAVQASDWKPLESIVGSIVKEKQKFERLELTKEQLLEMFSYNKYKQHIINDKIPNGTKTTVYRNGPLIDLCRGPHVPSTDRIEAFSIMKNSASYFLGSQENDSLQRVYGVSFPSKKELAAHKKWLEEAAARDHRKLGQDQQLFFFHELSPGSAMWLPHGARIYNTLLAYIKEQYFKRDYHEVISPNMYNAELWKISGHWDHYKDDMFVLDVDKEKFGLKPMNCPGHCLMFAHTPKAYHQLPWRVADFGVLHRNEASGALSGLTRVRRFQQDDAHIFCREDQIKSEISNLFDFLREMYGLLGFTFKLRLSTRPEKYLGELETWNRAEDMLKQALDEFSVTDGGVPWTLNEGDGAFYGPKIDIKILDVLNREWQCATIQLDFQLPQNFGLEYVSADVPAKSKEEEGLAAPKAPEVKVKDPQAIIDSAAGTGEEKEKKRIIKPLTNGCQRPVIIHRAMAGSIERFTGILIEHFAGKWPFWLSPRQIMVIPVGKGFVEYAEEVQAIFKKQGMWVDVDLSGNTLPKKIRSAQLSQYNFIFVVGDEEMKNKQVNIRYRDDTSSQDRGKPVDVTEAADKLKKLREERGTYNPFPAVTKASAQDAKA
- a CDS encoding Gar1 protein RNA binding region, whose translation is MSFGRGAPRGRGGGGFGGRGGGGFGGRGGFQQRDMGPPATILEMGKFMHACEGEMICESINPKVPHFNAQIFLENKTAVGKVDEVLGPINQVYFTIKPSEGIQATSFKEGDKFYIGSEKLLPLEKFLPKPKPPPGAPKVKRAGRGGPARGGRGGRGGFGGRGGAPRGGRGGSGFGGRGGGGFGGRGGGGFGGRGGAPRGGGGFSGGRGRGGFSRGGR
- a CDS encoding Aminotriazole resistance protein, whose product is MFFAAFIYNETVVVNPLLPLNTMGSATNLILACTAAVWGCFAIRAFYTFQLLVLLREWNSPMASSSLVPVAVESLAVALLLACLMSEWRCTGHFFVAVLSLLLASILMATAPPEQTYWANAFVSSLLAPLGMVMANPLATTMLRENLPEEQKRIASSMVLALSSYAMSFFMGIARSVEVQVNEGGSDVLSGCRGAQYFGVGLGGLGVLLVTAITLQAVFIRDP